Proteins from a genomic interval of Coccinella septempunctata chromosome 2, icCocSept1.1, whole genome shotgun sequence:
- the LOC123306368 gene encoding uncharacterized protein LOC123306368, translating to MSWSRDQVSLLIEEYHKYPCLYAVKSPMYKNKHARNTAIEAVEASLKTLRPSVTSQEIKSKFQALKTNFLNEHRKHVQSMKSGARQDEFLEIEAAPQESEECPNELEQCFVDESGFLISEESELPLESPRPKRKKKLDDDSNSLLKEASAALSTISKTISEAPTNKNKEIDAEEAFGKYVVSKMRQISDPQVKSDVEERIINLLFEGIRESRMK from the exons ATGTCGTGGTCTAGAGATCAAGTTTCACTCCTGATAGAGGAGTATCACAAGTACCCATGTTTGTATGCGGTAAAATCACCCATGTACAAAAACAAACATGCCCGAAATACAGCGATAGAAGCTGTAGAAGCATCCCTGAAGACGTTAAGGCCCAGTGTAACGTCCCAAGAAATTAAGAGCAAATTTCAAGCTCTGAAAACAAATTTCTTGAATGAGCATAGAAAACATGTTCAAAGCATGAAAAGTGGTGCTAGACAAGATGAG TTCTTGGAGATCGAAGCTGCCCCTCAAGAATCAGAAGAATGCCCCAATGAATTGGAACAGTGTTTTGTGGATgaatctggctttctaatatcaGAGGAATCTGAGCTGCCACTTGAATCTCCAAGGCCAAAACGGAAAAAGAAGTTGGATGATGACTCAAATTCACTTTTGAAAGAAGCTTCTGCTGCCCTGAGCACAATATCCAAAACTATTTCTGAAGCACcgacaaataaaaataaagaaattgatGCAGAAGAAGCATTTGGAAAATATGTCGTTTCCAAAATGAGGCAAATATCAGATCCACAAGTTAAATCT